GAGACGGGTATGAACTATTAGCCTCAGTTTCCCGAGGTTATCGTTCTCTGTAGGGTAGTTTGGCCACGTGTTACGGAGCTATTTGCTACGAGTGTGAACTCGTACAACTAGCATGGCTAAATCGGACCCCGATAGCAATGGCCTCCGGCAGGATCAACCGGAATGGTCTCACTCCATGTGGAGTGAGGGGTGGCGGGAAACGTCGAATCGTTTCCGCGTCGTAAAGACCACTGAGGTCCAAGGTGGTGGTTCGAGTCACCGGTCCGACCGGATGACATCGAACCACCGAGGCTCACATCAGATTCCGTCTTACGGCGGACCGCAGGGGTGGAATCCTCATGTTTCGTCCGGACCTGAACCGAGTAGGGCGACCCATATAAGCCCGTTGATCGGGCCTCGTTGGGTGGCCGAATCGTGCGTGTGGTCCGGGGCCGAGGGCATCGTCGCCCTCGTCGCCTTCGCATTACCACCGAACGCCCTTAACCACTTAAGGGCGTCGGAAGCGTCCCGCCGCCGGCAGTCGATTAGGAAGCAACCGGAACGAGTCCGGCTGTCCTCGTCGACGCCGACGACGCGCGTACTACAACACAAACCGGTGTGATAGATAAGGCCGTCGAAGTAGATCGCCGTACGTCAATGGATTTCATGGGAACGGACGACGATCAATGAGGAAAGCTATCGGAATAGAGAGAACGGTATTGCGTGGCTGGAGGCCGGTCGGTCATCCCTCGCTCGCACGGTCGGTCCCGCCGGGGAGCGGCCACGCGACCGGCCGTGGTCGGCGCACGAACAAAGCCCTGTCGGCACTAACCGACGGGGCACGGCTGGTCGGGGTGGCGTCAGTCCTCGATGTGTTCGATGCCTTTCTTCGAGACGTTGCCTTTCGTGATCTCCTCGCCCATCCAATCGGGCTTGTCGTCGGGTGCCTCCTGCTCCCACGCCCACGCCTCGAAGATGTGGACTTTGTCTGTCCCTTTCTCTCGGAGTCGAATCTCCGTCGAGTCGTCCTCGGCCTCGCTCTCCGAGTCGTCGGGGTCGAGTCGACGAGCAGCCTTGAGTGCCGCCTGCCGGGGCATGTTCCCCGAGTACACACTGTCCTCGTCTCCGTCCTCGCGCATCACGAAGTTTCGCTTACCGTCCTCTCGTACCATGATTTTGAACCTCTATGAGAAGCGAGCACATGGCACAACATAAATATATCGGCAAAACGAGGGCTCAACGGCTAATCGACGTATAAAGGAGGGGTGTTCGACCGCGATACCCGACTCGACGACTAGCGGGTTCGACAGTAGACAACCTTATGTGCTTGGTGTGGCGAAAGACGGCTAGACACCCCCGATGGTCCGGAAAAAGACGCTCAGTCCAAGCGGTGCCAAGGACGAGAACGGCGAATACCACAACGTCCACGTGAACCTTCACGAAGACGAACTCGCCGTGGCCGGGATGGACATCGGCGACGAGGTGTTCGTCCGGGTCCGCGACGGGAAGATAATCATCCAGAAAGCAGACCAAGACGACGTCGAACACGACTTCTGAGCCGATGCGCGGCCGACTGCGACGGACCAACATCCAATGAACGCATACGACCTGTGTAAGCCGTTCCTGTTCGCACTCCCGGCAGAGACGGCTCACCGAGCCACACACCGCCTACTCCAGACAGTCCAGCACACGCCCGCGGAGGACGCCCTCCGTGACCGGTACACCGTCGACGACGACCGACTCCGGACCGAGGCGTTCGGCCTCGAGTGCGACAACCCGGTCGGCGTCGCCGCTGGCTTCGACAAGAACGCCGAACTCCCCTCGGTGCTCACCGCACTCGGCTTCGGGCACGTCGAAGTGGGCGGCGTCACCGCCGAGCGCCAACCCGGCAACAGCCGACCGCGCCTCTTCCGTCTCCCGGAGGATGGCGCCCTCATCAACCGCATGGGGTTC
This DNA window, taken from Haloplanus vescus, encodes the following:
- a CDS encoding non-histone chromosomal MC1 family protein, yielding MVREDGKRNFVMREDGDEDSVYSGNMPRQAALKAARRLDPDDSESEAEDDSTEIRLREKGTDKVHIFEAWAWEQEAPDDKPDWMGEEITKGNVSKKGIEHIED